AGCAGCTACAGCGGTGCTGAGGGCGGCGAGTGCGTCGAGGTGGCCGCCACCCCCGGCACCGTGCACGTCCGCGACTCCAAGCAGCTCGGCGGGCCCGTGCTGAGCGTGAGCCCCCAGGCATGGGCCGGGCTCGTGGAGTTGGCGGCCGAGCAGAC
The genomic region above belongs to Streptomyces marianii and contains:
- a CDS encoding DUF397 domain-containing protein produces the protein MNTARTSPKEPELLWRKSSYSSGEGGQCVEVAWRKSSYSGAEGGECVEVAATPGTVHVRDSKQLGGPVLSVSPQAWAGLVELAAEQTA